One window of Candidatus Eremiobacterota bacterium genomic DNA carries:
- a CDS encoding NAD-dependent epimerase/dehydratase family protein, translating to MESYFIAGGAGFIGSHLARALGEAGKDLSLVIYDNFSSGRRWHLDSLRDHEGVTVVEGDIKDLERLSDAMKGATCVYHFASNPDIAKAMEKPDIDFWEGTYLTNNVVEAMRRNGVKKLLYASGSGVYGDTGLVEVTEDHAPLLPISTYGASKLACEALVCSYCHMFSMTAAIFRFANVVGPRQTHGVGYDFIRKLKSDPSRLRILGDGTQSKSYIEVSDVINAMRLVEKRLEGGYHYYNVATLDYLTVKEIADIVVSAMGLGKVTYEFSGGARGWKGDVPVVRFDSQKIRSLGWTNRFTSREAISRSVASLYQDALEGRI from the coding sequence TTGGAGAGCTATTTTATCGCAGGAGGGGCAGGATTTATAGGGAGCCATCTTGCAAGGGCTCTTGGAGAGGCAGGGAAAGACCTGTCGCTCGTTATCTATGATAACTTCAGCTCGGGGAGGCGCTGGCATCTTGACAGTCTAAGAGACCATGAAGGGGTAACGGTGGTGGAAGGCGATATCAAGGATCTGGAGCGCCTTTCTGATGCAATGAAGGGTGCCACCTGTGTCTATCACTTCGCATCGAACCCCGACATCGCCAAGGCCATGGAAAAGCCCGACATAGACTTCTGGGAAGGCACGTACCTTACCAATAACGTCGTGGAGGCCATGAGGAGAAACGGGGTAAAAAAGCTTCTCTATGCCTCGGGAAGCGGCGTTTACGGTGATACGGGACTCGTGGAAGTTACCGAGGATCATGCGCCGCTCCTTCCAATCTCCACCTACGGGGCCAGCAAGCTCGCCTGCGAGGCCCTCGTCTGCTCATACTGCCATATGTTCTCCATGACGGCTGCCATATTCAGGTTCGCAAATGTCGTGGGCCCCCGGCAGACCCATGGCGTGGGATATGATTTCATCAGAAAGCTGAAAAGCGATCCCTCCCGGCTCCGCATCCTGGGAGACGGCACGCAGAGCAAATCATACATAGAGGTCTCTGATGTGATTAATGCCATGAGACTCGTGGAGAAGAGGCTCGAGGGAGGCTATCACTATTACAACGTGGCCACGCTTGACTACCTGACGGTAAAGGAGATAGCCGATATCGTCGTCTCGGCCATGGGACTGGGGAAGGTCACCTATGAGTTTTCGGGGGGCGCCCGGGGGTGGAAGGGCGATGTGCCGGTGGTGAGGTTTGATTCTCAAAAGATCCGGAGCCTTGGATGGACCAACCGCTTCACCTCTCGTGAAGCCATCAGCCGCTCTGTCGCCTCCCTCTACCAGGATGCCCTTGAGGGCAGGATCTGA
- a CDS encoding sugar kinase codes for MIISRAPVRLSMGGGGTDLPSFYEQHGGFLLAAAINKYVYLSINRRFSESIRLSYSKTEIVDRVESIEHNIFREALKLTKIESGIELVSIADVPAQCGLGSSSTFTVALLNGLYAYKRIYLPLERLAESACRLEIGILKEPIGKQDQYASAFGGFNAYTFHKDGTVTVEPVNITVEHLLELQNNLFLFYLKRDRQASSVLTVQDRKSREGDRGTLDRLHRIKEIGIHTRKIFEEGKLHEFGEILHEHWLTKKGLSDKVSDSSIDEVYDHALKNGATGGKVVGAGGGGFLLLYCPKERTRLVTAMKAMGLEPMWFTFEPEGAKIVFHG; via the coding sequence ATGATTATATCCCGCGCTCCTGTGAGGCTCTCAATGGGTGGCGGAGGCACCGATCTCCCCTCCTTTTATGAGCAGCATGGAGGTTTTCTCCTTGCCGCAGCCATCAACAAATACGTGTACCTCAGCATAAACAGGCGCTTCAGCGAGTCGATCCGCCTCTCATACTCAAAAACCGAGATAGTGGACAGGGTGGAGTCTATTGAGCACAATATCTTCAGGGAGGCTCTCAAGCTTACCAAGATAGAGAGCGGGATTGAGCTGGTCTCCATAGCCGATGTGCCCGCCCAGTGCGGCCTGGGAAGCTCCTCGACTTTCACCGTTGCCCTTCTGAATGGCCTTTACGCCTACAAGAGGATTTACCTCCCCCTGGAGCGCCTTGCCGAGAGCGCCTGCCGTCTCGAGATAGGCATACTCAAGGAGCCCATTGGGAAACAGGACCAGTACGCTTCAGCCTTCGGGGGGTTCAATGCCTATACTTTCCATAAGGACGGAACAGTCACCGTCGAACCGGTGAATATCACCGTGGAGCACCTGCTGGAGCTTCAGAACAACCTCTTTCTCTTTTACCTGAAACGGGACAGGCAGGCAAGCTCGGTCCTCACCGTCCAGGACCGGAAGAGCAGGGAAGGCGACAGGGGGACCCTCGATCGTCTCCACCGGATCAAGGAGATAGGGATTCATACAAGGAAGATTTTTGAAGAGGGAAAGCTCCACGAGTTCGGCGAGATTCTCCACGAGCACTGGCTCACCAAAAAAGGCCTCTCTGACAAGGTTTCCGACTCCTCTATCGACGAAGTCTATGATCATGCCCTTAAGAATGGCGCCACAGGAGGCAAGGTCGTCGGTGCCGGCGGAGGAGGCTTCCTTCTCCTTTACTGTCCCAAAGAGAGAACCAGGCTTGTAACGGCCATGAAGGCCATGGGACTGGAGCCCATGTGGTTCACCTTCGAGCCCGAAGGGGCCAAGATCGTGTTCCATGGATAA
- a CDS encoding FAD-dependent oxidoreductase has protein sequence MLTGILGGGLSGLALQRFMASESEVLEKEERPGGLMRTFHRDGFAYDIGGHILFSRKEALLEMLKGFLGSNMHYRMRANWVLYKGRYVKYPFENGLGGLDREDIFDCLMGFLKNDYPPPANFLEWIYHMFGTGIAERYLVPYNQKIWKEPLDRMGIEWVERVPRPPLEDVVKSAIGIETEGYVHQLYFYYPLQGGIEALIKAVAGESARIETGFHVREIERTRDGWRISDGSREKSYDRLVVTIPVTEALEALNGCPADVLEAARALRHNMVRIVLVGVNNDALMDKSAIYIPQSDALPHRVCFMGYFSAANVPEGKSSLIAEVTTHRNHELYKVSDGELTGKVVEGLHRAGIIDRHDVAVTEVRNIEYGYVVYDSLYREHMAKIRSYCSSLGLELLGRWGEFDYINMDEVVKRAHNLAQSLKGA, from the coding sequence ATGCTGACAGGTATTCTGGGAGGGGGCCTGAGCGGCCTTGCCCTCCAGCGCTTCATGGCCTCTGAGAGCGAGGTCCTGGAGAAGGAAGAGCGCCCCGGGGGGCTCATGCGCACCTTTCACCGTGATGGCTTTGCCTATGACATCGGGGGCCATATCCTTTTTTCCAGGAAAGAGGCCCTGCTTGAGATGCTGAAGGGCTTCCTGGGAAGCAACATGCACTACCGCATGAGAGCCAACTGGGTGCTCTACAAGGGGCGCTACGTGAAATATCCCTTTGAGAACGGCCTGGGCGGCCTCGACAGGGAGGATATTTTCGATTGCCTGATGGGGTTTCTGAAGAATGACTATCCTCCTCCCGCCAACTTCCTGGAATGGATCTACCACATGTTCGGCACCGGTATCGCCGAGCGATACCTTGTGCCATACAACCAGAAGATATGGAAGGAGCCCCTCGACAGGATGGGGATCGAGTGGGTGGAGCGCGTACCCAGGCCCCCTCTCGAGGACGTGGTGAAATCAGCCATCGGGATAGAGACCGAGGGGTATGTGCACCAGCTTTATTTCTATTATCCCCTCCAGGGAGGCATTGAAGCCCTTATTAAGGCTGTCGCCGGGGAAAGTGCCCGCATTGAAACGGGATTCCACGTGAGAGAAATTGAGCGGACCAGGGATGGGTGGCGCATCTCTGACGGAAGCCGTGAAAAGAGCTATGACCGCCTCGTGGTGACCATCCCCGTCACAGAAGCCCTCGAGGCCCTCAATGGATGCCCTGCCGACGTGCTTGAAGCTGCCCGGGCCCTTCGCCATAACATGGTAAGGATTGTCCTTGTGGGCGTTAACAATGACGCTCTGATGGATAAAAGCGCGATCTATATTCCCCAGAGCGACGCCCTTCCCCACAGGGTATGCTTCATGGGCTACTTCAGCGCTGCAAACGTGCCGGAAGGCAAGTCCTCCCTTATCGCCGAGGTGACGACCCACAGGAACCACGAGCTTTATAAAGTTTCCGACGGTGAGCTTACCGGGAAGGTGGTGGAGGGCCTTCACCGCGCCGGAATAATAGACAGGCATGACGTGGCCGTCACCGAGGTAAGAAATATCGAGTATGGCTATGTGGTCTATGACAGCCTTTACCGCGAGCACATGGCGAAAATAAGGAGCTACTGCTCATCACTTGGCCTGGAGCTCCTCGGGCGCTGGGGGGAGTTTGACTATATCAACATGGACGAGGTGGTGAAGAGGGCGCACAATCTGGCACAAAGCCTCAAGGGAGCCTGA
- a CDS encoding FHA domain-containing protein, with amino-acid sequence MREINSGLFIEVCEGEDRGRIIALPQGRIPLGRQFHPGERKAKWILFADHSITRFHAVMEWDGEAHAFKFINKSHDDLASINGTLKESAFLSTGDEVTIGAITFRLIDELGPGQRDKCEHVPLHEEKAHESGGDDGESPPLYHLERKKITPQFVTTAPQEIQEGEKVKKKRTVHPREFTGTLPKRLEEEKPDFSLICTYGKCRGEKIPFLYRDLPEKRQFYVYLDKTPSLKWSDAPRGTFLFILSFARSVWSIIPGEGSLKINNRPAEAQKSLPLRTGDLISTDSMRLVFIEHQLLTELLKWEIHVIKGKPEDMGKHISLSREITSIGRGKANDLTLTDRDVALRQVTLHYHRKSFFLVQRSSQRLSYLGSALIKVGGRKNLHDGSVMRLSSHTTILFRRGTPLEE; translated from the coding sequence ATGCGGGAAATCAATTCGGGCTTGTTTATCGAAGTCTGCGAAGGAGAAGACAGGGGAAGAATCATCGCACTGCCCCAGGGGCGCATTCCCCTGGGACGGCAGTTTCACCCCGGGGAGCGCAAGGCGAAATGGATTCTCTTTGCCGATCACTCCATCACGCGCTTTCATGCCGTGATGGAGTGGGACGGTGAAGCTCATGCCTTCAAGTTTATCAATAAATCCCACGATGACCTTGCATCGATCAACGGCACCCTCAAGGAGAGCGCCTTCCTCTCGACAGGCGATGAAGTCACCATCGGTGCCATCACCTTCCGGCTCATTGACGAGCTCGGGCCCGGACAGAGGGATAAGTGCGAGCACGTGCCCCTCCATGAGGAAAAGGCTCATGAGAGCGGAGGGGATGACGGGGAATCGCCCCCTCTTTACCACCTGGAAAGGAAAAAAATCACGCCTCAGTTTGTCACCACGGCCCCCCAGGAGATCCAGGAGGGAGAAAAGGTGAAAAAAAAAAGGACCGTGCACCCAAGGGAGTTCACGGGGACACTCCCGAAAAGGCTAGAGGAGGAAAAGCCTGACTTTTCTCTCATCTGCACTTATGGAAAGTGCAGGGGCGAAAAAATTCCCTTTTTATACCGGGATCTCCCCGAGAAAAGGCAGTTCTATGTTTACCTGGATAAGACTCCTTCCCTGAAATGGAGCGACGCTCCACGTGGCACCTTTCTCTTTATCCTCTCATTCGCCAGAAGCGTCTGGAGCATTATTCCCGGGGAAGGCTCCCTCAAGATCAACAACAGGCCTGCAGAGGCTCAGAAATCCCTCCCGCTCAGAACAGGTGATCTGATCAGCACGGATTCAATGCGCCTCGTCTTCATTGAGCACCAGCTCCTTACCGAGCTCTTGAAATGGGAGATTCACGTGATCAAGGGGAAGCCTGAGGACATGGGAAAGCACATCTCCCTCTCAAGAGAGATAACCTCGATAGGAAGGGGAAAAGCCAATGACCTCACCCTCACCGACAGGGATGTGGCCCTCAGGCAGGTGACTCTTCACTACCATCGAAAAAGTTTCTTTCTCGTGCAGCGCTCGTCGCAGCGCCTCAGTTACCTGGGCTCCGCTCTCATCAAAGTGGGAGGACGGAAAAATCTCCACGACGGAAGCGTCATGAGGCTCAGCTCCCATACCACAATTCTGTTCCGCCGGGGAACTCCCCTGGAAGAATGA
- a CDS encoding nucleotidyltransferase family protein, with translation MASSKSAFPLDVPVAILAGGLATRLQPLTTMIPKSLLEVSGEPFIAHQLRLLRMKGIRKAVLCVGHLGEQIEAFVGDGKPFGLDVLYSYDGPHLLGTGGAVRKALPLLGESFLVMYGDSYLDMDMAALVSAFGCSGKKGMMTVLRNENRWDRSNVLFEAGVVRHYDKKSPREAMKHIDYGLTVLKAEAFASFGPSFDLAELFSALIAEGQMGGFEAAERFYEIGSPSGLRETEHYLSALKSKGGNHER, from the coding sequence ATGGCAAGCAGTAAGAGCGCTTTCCCCCTTGATGTCCCCGTGGCCATCCTTGCCGGCGGCCTCGCCACAAGGCTTCAGCCTCTCACCACCATGATCCCCAAGTCCCTCCTGGAGGTATCGGGAGAGCCTTTCATCGCCCACCAGCTCCGGCTTCTCCGCATGAAGGGGATAAGAAAAGCCGTACTCTGCGTGGGCCACCTGGGGGAGCAGATAGAGGCTTTCGTTGGTGACGGGAAGCCATTTGGCCTTGATGTCCTTTATTCTTACGACGGGCCGCACCTCCTGGGCACGGGGGGAGCCGTCAGGAAAGCCCTGCCCCTTCTCGGGGAGTCCTTCCTGGTGATGTACGGCGACTCTTACCTGGACATGGACATGGCAGCCCTTGTCTCGGCCTTCGGGTGCTCGGGGAAGAAGGGTATGATGACGGTCCTGAGGAATGAGAACAGGTGGGACAGGAGCAACGTCCTTTTTGAAGCCGGGGTCGTGAGGCACTATGACAAGAAATCACCCCGGGAGGCTATGAAGCATATCGATTATGGCCTCACGGTGCTCAAAGCAGAGGCTTTTGCCAGTTTCGGCCCTTCTTTTGACCTGGCGGAGCTTTTCAGCGCTCTCATCGCGGAAGGCCAGATGGGAGGCTTCGAGGCGGCGGAGCGGTTCTATGAGATAGGCTCTCCCTCGGGCCTTCGGGAGACAGAGCACTATCTTTCGGCACTCAAGAGCAAGGGAGGAAACCATGAGCGGTGA
- a CDS encoding GtrA family protein, with the protein MLERIKREFLSRQFAKFLLVGGIAASANFFSRFLFRLWFPYVVSVGLSFTLGTVVSFILNKTFTFKSYEESTAVQAFKFALTGLVYIVLGSAVAQGIYWITGHFALPPSWRESLSHALSIAICTVYSFLVIKYFAFRKLELSRHGKQ; encoded by the coding sequence ATGCTGGAGAGAATCAAGAGAGAGTTCCTGTCCAGGCAGTTTGCAAAGTTTCTCCTCGTGGGAGGGATTGCCGCATCTGCCAATTTTTTTTCCCGTTTTCTTTTCAGGTTGTGGTTCCCCTACGTGGTGAGCGTGGGCCTCTCTTTCACCCTTGGCACCGTCGTGAGCTTTATCCTGAACAAGACCTTCACGTTCAAATCATATGAAGAGTCCACGGCTGTCCAGGCGTTCAAGTTTGCCCTTACAGGCCTTGTGTACATCGTGCTGGGCTCGGCAGTCGCCCAGGGAATTTACTGGATCACCGGTCATTTCGCCCTTCCCCCCTCCTGGAGGGAGTCGCTGTCCCATGCCCTTTCCATTGCGATCTGCACAGTGTACAGTTTTCTTGTGATAAAATATTTTGCCTTCAGGAAACTGGAGCTTTCCCGCCATGGCAAGCAGTAA
- a CDS encoding aminopeptidase, giving the protein MALTNTLEYGAMQAVKNCVRVAPGEKVVLITDRDTKHIAGEIYRQLETVTPGNTRMFIMEDFGDRPDDGSAPLHFPAEIAKAMEEEGVTVSFYAARGKKGELPSFRSPMIKIAERRKLRHGHMPNITDLLMTTGMAVDYAKVQEISRKVFEMVKKARFIKVTTPSGTDFTAEFHPGWRWLVSDGHITAEKWSNLPDGEVFTCVYRIPEGKIVVDGVLGDYFCEKYGVLEETPVTLQVKDGRVTDVQCKNGQLLKELTEYMKQDENANRIGEFAIGTNIGLDRLVGNLLQDEKFPGIHIAIGHGYPEKTGSDWNSEAHVDGVMKNPTIIVDGTPLMERGKFLLE; this is encoded by the coding sequence ATGGCTCTTACCAACACGCTGGAATACGGCGCGATGCAGGCAGTCAAGAACTGCGTCAGAGTGGCTCCCGGCGAAAAAGTGGTCCTCATCACCGACAGAGACACAAAGCACATTGCCGGCGAGATCTACAGGCAGCTCGAAACAGTGACTCCCGGCAACACAAGGATGTTCATCATGGAGGACTTCGGGGACAGGCCCGATGACGGGAGCGCCCCCCTCCACTTCCCCGCCGAGATCGCGAAGGCCATGGAAGAGGAAGGGGTCACGGTAAGCTTTTATGCCGCCCGGGGGAAAAAGGGGGAGCTCCCAAGCTTCCGCTCTCCCATGATAAAAATAGCGGAACGGCGGAAGCTCCGCCACGGCCACATGCCCAATATCACCGACCTTCTGATGACGACCGGCATGGCTGTTGACTATGCGAAGGTGCAGGAGATCAGCAGGAAAGTCTTTGAAATGGTAAAAAAGGCCCGCTTTATCAAGGTCACCACACCTTCAGGCACCGATTTCACGGCAGAGTTCCACCCCGGCTGGCGGTGGCTGGTGAGTGACGGCCATATCACTGCTGAAAAGTGGAGCAATCTTCCCGACGGAGAGGTATTCACCTGCGTATACCGCATCCCCGAGGGGAAAATTGTCGTGGACGGCGTCCTCGGCGATTATTTCTGCGAGAAATACGGCGTCCTCGAGGAGACGCCGGTGACGCTCCAGGTGAAAGACGGCCGGGTCACCGACGTGCAGTGCAAAAACGGGCAGCTTCTGAAGGAGCTCACCGAATATATGAAGCAGGATGAAAACGCGAACCGCATCGGCGAGTTTGCCATCGGCACCAATATCGGCCTTGACAGGCTTGTGGGGAACCTGCTCCAGGATGAGAAATTCCCTGGCATTCATATCGCCATCGGCCATGGATACCCCGAGAAAACGGGAAGCGACTGGAACAGCGAGGCCCATGTTGACGGAGTCATGAAGAATCCCACCATCATCGTTGACGGGACACCCCTCATGGAGCGGGGAAAATTTCTTCTGGAGTGA
- a CDS encoding HAD family hydrolase, which produces MKRAVFLDRDGVINRLVYNPSTGEHESPHDEKDFELMPGAVEALKSLEEQGFLLFLVSNQPSFAKGKASFEALHAVHEKFCRLMEAAEVHFTEYYYCYHHPEGVVPELARVCSCRKPGPLFLQQARDRYGLDLARAWMVGDRDSDVECGKACGTRTILIENPHSAAKRGKSSPDSRAASLADAAAYISAHARGDIE; this is translated from the coding sequence ATGAAGAGAGCGGTTTTTCTCGACAGAGACGGCGTCATAAACCGCCTTGTCTATAATCCTTCCACCGGCGAGCATGAATCACCCCACGATGAGAAGGATTTTGAGCTTATGCCCGGTGCCGTCGAAGCCCTCAAGAGTCTTGAAGAGCAGGGATTTCTCCTCTTCCTTGTCTCCAATCAGCCGAGCTTCGCCAAGGGCAAGGCTTCCTTTGAAGCGCTTCATGCAGTCCACGAAAAATTCTGCCGCCTGATGGAGGCCGCAGAGGTGCATTTCACAGAATATTACTACTGTTATCACCATCCGGAGGGAGTGGTCCCGGAGCTTGCCAGGGTCTGCTCCTGCAGGAAGCCCGGGCCACTGTTTCTCCAGCAGGCCCGTGACCGCTACGGTCTTGACCTGGCCCGGGCATGGATGGTCGGTGACCGTGACAGCGACGTGGAATGCGGGAAAGCCTGCGGCACAAGGACCATCCTGATAGAGAACCCGCACTCCGCGGCGAAAAGAGGAAAGAGCAGCCCCGACAGCCGGGCTGCCTCCCTCGCTGACGCCGCCGCTTACATATCAGCTCATGCAAGGGGGGACATCGAATGA
- a CDS encoding oligopeptide transporter, OPT family: MEHASGAKGLPANAYSELKPGETYEPIVPAESDMQEVTPRSVITGVLMALIFSGAAAFLGLKIGNVFEAAIPIAILAVGISYLMARRRKSTILENVIIQSIGASSGAVVAGAIFTLPALLILKGNPKYGIIDVNFFQIFMASLLGGILGIVFLIFFRKYFVSDMHGKFPFPEGTATTEVLVTGEEGGDQAKVLGISMLVASVYEFCVYTLEAWRETFSTRLLKAGAALADQWKLVFKINVTSAVLGMGYIVGLKYAAIICAGSFFAWYIVIPLIAHFGHYLPVSIPPAPEGVLISSMGEDELFKYYARTIGIGGIACAGIIGIIKSSGIILQAFTLGFKEIFQKRSADAEGAVKRTQKDLPMIYVFSIIAITLIITFFFFQNGVLAKMQNATTLALIALLVVIVISFLFTSVAARAIAIVGTNPVSGMTLMTLILSSIILVQAGLKGPYGMMAALLIGGVVCTSLSMSGSFITDLKIGYWIGATPYNQQRFKFLGTLVAAFAVAAVIMLLNTTYGFVEGPGHPADKVLPAPQANAMAAVIETLMSDAPVPWLLYAVGIILTLILESIGIPPLAFVLGVYIPLDLNTPILAGGILAHLIEKSHPDPAVGKKRKEKGTLIASGYIAGGAIIGVVSAILKFYKVNWSLGIAEKDLGGWAALVMFLVLGAFTYWYACRGEHKSAPEDGNAAE, encoded by the coding sequence ATGGAGCACGCCTCAGGCGCAAAGGGGCTTCCTGCCAATGCTTACTCGGAACTGAAACCCGGCGAGACCTACGAGCCCATAGTCCCTGCCGAGAGCGACATGCAGGAGGTGACACCCCGCTCGGTGATAACGGGCGTCCTGATGGCCCTCATTTTTTCCGGTGCCGCTGCATTCCTGGGCCTCAAGATCGGCAATGTCTTCGAGGCGGCCATTCCCATCGCCATCCTGGCCGTGGGAATCTCTTATCTCATGGCCAGGCGGAGGAAAAGCACCATCCTGGAGAACGTCATCATCCAGTCCATCGGGGCTTCTTCGGGCGCCGTCGTAGCCGGGGCCATCTTCACCCTCCCCGCTCTCCTCATTCTGAAGGGAAACCCCAAGTACGGCATTATCGACGTGAATTTTTTCCAGATATTCATGGCGTCGCTGCTGGGAGGAATCCTGGGCATCGTGTTCCTTATCTTCTTCAGGAAATATTTTGTCTCCGACATGCACGGCAAGTTCCCCTTCCCCGAGGGAACGGCCACTACCGAGGTGCTGGTGACGGGCGAGGAGGGCGGAGACCAGGCGAAGGTGCTGGGCATCAGCATGCTTGTGGCCTCGGTTTACGAGTTCTGCGTATACACCCTTGAGGCATGGAGGGAGACCTTCTCGACAAGGCTTCTCAAGGCAGGGGCGGCCCTTGCCGACCAATGGAAGCTCGTGTTCAAGATTAATGTGACCTCGGCGGTGCTGGGCATGGGCTATATCGTGGGCCTCAAGTATGCCGCCATAATCTGCGCCGGCTCTTTTTTCGCCTGGTATATAGTCATCCCCCTTATCGCCCACTTCGGCCACTACCTGCCGGTCTCCATACCCCCGGCTCCCGAGGGGGTCCTTATCAGCTCCATGGGAGAAGATGAGCTCTTCAAATACTACGCCCGCACCATCGGCATCGGCGGCATCGCATGCGCCGGCATCATAGGCATCATCAAGTCATCGGGCATCATCCTGCAGGCCTTCACCCTGGGATTCAAGGAGATCTTCCAGAAAAGGAGCGCAGATGCGGAAGGCGCCGTGAAGAGAACGCAGAAGGACCTGCCTATGATCTACGTCTTCAGTATTATCGCCATCACCCTGATAATCACCTTCTTTTTCTTTCAGAACGGCGTGCTTGCAAAGATGCAGAATGCCACCACCCTTGCTCTCATTGCACTGCTCGTGGTGATCGTCATATCGTTCCTCTTCACTTCAGTGGCGGCAAGGGCAATTGCCATCGTGGGAACGAACCCTGTCTCGGGCATGACCCTCATGACCCTTATCCTGAGCAGCATCATCCTCGTGCAGGCAGGCCTCAAGGGGCCTTACGGGATGATGGCGGCCCTTCTCATCGGAGGCGTGGTCTGCACCTCCCTCTCCATGTCGGGTTCCTTTATCACCGATCTCAAGATAGGCTACTGGATAGGCGCCACGCCTTATAACCAGCAGCGCTTCAAGTTCCTGGGAACCCTTGTCGCGGCATTTGCAGTGGCGGCCGTCATCATGCTTCTCAATACTACCTACGGCTTCGTGGAAGGCCCCGGCCACCCCGCCGACAAGGTGCTCCCCGCCCCGCAGGCGAATGCCATGGCCGCCGTGATCGAGACCCTCATGTCCGATGCCCCGGTGCCCTGGCTCCTCTACGCCGTGGGGATCATCCTGACCCTCATCCTGGAATCAATCGGCATCCCGCCGCTCGCTTTCGTGCTCGGCGTCTATATTCCCCTCGATCTGAACACGCCGATCCTCGCAGGGGGAATTCTCGCGCACCTGATAGAGAAAAGCCATCCCGACCCCGCAGTGGGAAAGAAAAGAAAGGAAAAGGGGACCCTCATCGCCTCGGGCTACATTGCCGGCGGCGCTATCATAGGCGTAGTGAGCGCCATACTGAAGTTTTACAAGGTGAACTGGAGCCTGGGAATCGCGGAGAAAGACCTTGGAGGGTGGGCAGCCCTGGTCATGTTCCTTGTCCTGGGCGCCTTTACATATTGGTACGCCTGCCGCGGTGAACATAAATCTGCCCCTGAGGATGGAAATGCAGCAGAATAA
- a CDS encoding SIS domain-containing protein, with protein MSGDYVEQYLAEAASIVAAIDRESLRKMVDLLVKIRERKGRLFFLGVGGGAGNASHAVNDFRKIAGMEAYAPTDNASELTARVNDEGWAGIFASWLATSRLGENDGVFVFSVGGGNAEKGISANIVEALKYAQERKAAVLGVVGRDGGFTARVADACVVVPAVNGETVTPHTESFQSLLGHLLVTHPRLKAYEMKWESVK; from the coding sequence ATGAGCGGTGATTATGTAGAGCAGTATCTCGCTGAGGCCGCCTCCATCGTCGCGGCAATTGACAGGGAAAGCCTCAGGAAGATGGTGGACCTTCTCGTAAAGATAAGAGAGAGGAAAGGAAGGCTCTTTTTCCTTGGTGTGGGCGGCGGTGCGGGAAATGCTTCCCATGCGGTGAACGATTTTCGCAAAATAGCGGGTATGGAGGCCTATGCTCCTACTGACAATGCCTCTGAGCTCACTGCCCGCGTCAACGATGAGGGGTGGGCAGGGATTTTTGCCTCATGGCTTGCTACTTCCCGCCTTGGAGAAAATGACGGGGTCTTTGTGTTCAGCGTGGGAGGGGGAAATGCCGAAAAGGGAATAAGCGCCAATATCGTGGAGGCCCTCAAGTACGCTCAGGAGAGGAAAGCAGCAGTACTGGGCGTTGTGGGCAGAGACGGAGGGTTCACGGCCCGGGTGGCCGACGCCTGCGTGGTGGTGCCTGCGGTGAACGGCGAAACCGTGACTCCCCACACAGAATCCTTCCAGTCCCTCCTTGGTCACCTTCTGGTGACCCATCCGCGCCTCAAAGCTTATGAGATGAAATGGGAGTCTGTGAAATAG
- a CDS encoding glycosyltransferase family 2 protein yields MISVAMITMNEEDAIAKVVEDIRKHAPGAEILIVDSSKDRTAEIAESLGVKVIKQFPPRGYGPAMDCALRSASGDVVVTLDCDNTYPASMIPELAKLVTEEGYDLVDGSRLKKKPEAMPLINYLANAGFALLASMLFLRHLTDLHSGMRAYRKTLIDELRYDPKGAALPVELLLRPLRMGRRVKVVFIDYFERVGKSTMRPLESAWWTLVRIGRSRFR; encoded by the coding sequence ATGATAAGCGTCGCCATGATAACGATGAACGAAGAGGATGCCATTGCTAAAGTCGTTGAAGACATAAGAAAGCATGCTCCCGGAGCGGAGATTCTTATCGTGGACTCAAGCAAGGACAGAACGGCGGAGATTGCCGAGTCACTTGGCGTCAAGGTAATCAAGCAGTTCCCCCCAAGGGGCTACGGCCCGGCGATGGACTGTGCCCTGCGCTCGGCCTCCGGTGATGTCGTCGTGACTCTTGACTGCGATAACACCTACCCCGCCTCGATGATTCCCGAGCTTGCAAAACTTGTCACCGAAGAGGGATATGATCTTGTTGACGGCTCGCGCCTCAAAAAGAAGCCCGAGGCCATGCCGCTTATCAATTACCTCGCAAATGCGGGCTTTGCCCTTCTCGCCTCCATGCTCTTTCTCCGCCATCTGACGGACCTTCACAGCGGTATGAGGGCCTACCGCAAGACGCTTATTGATGAGCTCCGCTACGATCCGAAAGGGGCGGCCCTCCCCGTGGAGCTTCTTCTCAGGCCCCTCAGGATGGGGCGCAGGGTGAAAGTGGTCTTCATTGATTATTTCGAGAGGGTGGGAAAATCCACCATGCGTCCCCTTGAAAGCGCCTGGTGGACCCTGGTGAGGATTGGGAGAAGCCGCTTCCGGTGA